One Rhizoctonia solani chromosome 3, complete sequence genomic region harbors:
- a CDS encoding gEgh 16 protein — translation MPASRKKPRAAKGVNFGLLTDDTKKLQYFKSHLPTRVGAITVKNKSIKPGDQVIMDIVGDDSGTSTSNDVCIAEVLDIRSPDCNRTEERRKVLQNLQDPVKAIKNFSTFKFAPRELVSSDHMQVFSSSQLIQKISVRTFHETNAEQPTISSSDWWCRYFWSIKQRCLLSYNKAVSPLSTCGMGSRCIKDHYFAPHLEYQRFCTRGLCQIWYHVECLQSGKQQVKLKPGPVDQRLRLMLHGTPGFEWLEDPNGDIKFFEDIKSCISYIHTIVDCAQYAVVRGREHGVVGNIFKIKRARTLLFEAHQGGWPSDAEIAEFVSWKPPVDTLYRVPTNPPICLYTMFPKLSTALLILTAAASVSAHGALVAVAGSNGVNGQGFGVVDSTPRDGTRRNPFQVCSHTLARWSPNGAYTDISDPPPPQTDTSIIRDKEIASGDAGPCGRTLAGGVNDMGAQMEAAASAGLPSAAEDGTVTMTIHQVNGDGAGPYECGVSADASGKSFAAMKVVTNVPGENSRSNAKAQDFALVAQMPAGTTCTGGPNGDACVVRCRNAARAGPFGGCTAVTNAQPAAKAKREVTVAEAEAALAEDLERRSGVPEVTVAEAEAALAEDLERRSAPVNKKRYLKTRVAGARAGEWI, via the exons ATGCCTGCGTCTCGAAAGAAACCGCGTGCTGCAAAAGGCGTTAATTTTGGACTACTTACCGACGATACTAAAAAGCTCCAATACTTTAAATCTCACCTTCCAACCCGAGTAGGTGCTATTACAG TGAAGAATAAGAGTATAAAGCCAGGGGATCA AGTTATAATGGACATAGTTGGTGACGACTCCGGAACCTCGACGTCCAATGACGTCTGCATTGCCGAGGTGTTGGATATCAGGAGCCCGGACTGTAACAGAACCGAG GAGCGCCGAAAAGTGCTTCAGAATCTCCAGGATCCGGTCAAAGCAATCAAGAATTT CTCGACCTTCAAATTCGCTCCTAGGGAACTAGTATCGTCGGATCACATGCAAGTTTTTTCTTCAAGCCAACTCATTCAAAAAATATCCGTTCGAACATTTCATGAGACTAATGCCGAGCAGCCTACAATTAGTTCCAGTGACTGGTGGTGCCG GTATTTTTGGTCCATAAAGCAGCGCTGTCTTTTATCTTACAACAAGGCTGTT TCTCCTCTATCCACTTGTGGAATGGGTAGTCGCTGTATTAAGGATCACTATTTTGCGCCGCACCTGGAGTATCAACGTTTCTGTACCCGAGGACTGTGCCAAATCTGGTACCACGTAGAGTGTCTACAAAGCGGGAAGCAACAAGTCAAACTGAAACCTGGGCCCGTTGACCAACGACTTCGACTTATGCTTCATGGCACCCCTGGGTTCGAATGGCTGGAGGACCCGAATGGCGACATCAAATTTTTTGAGGATATCAAATCGTGCATAAGTTATATCCATACTATTGTGGATTGTGCGCAGTACGCCGTCGTTCGGGGAAGGGAACATGGCGTTGTAGGCAACATTTTCAAGATTAAGCGCGCACGCACACTCCTTTTCGAAGCTCACCAAGGTGGATGGCCCTCTGACGCAGAGATAGCCGAATTCGTATCTTGGAAGCCTCCCGTCGACACACTTTATCG CGTCCCCACTAATCCACCCATCTGCTTATACACCATGTTCCCCAAGCTCTCCACCGCCCTCCTCATCTTGACTGCCGCTGCTTCCGTCAGCGCTCACGGCGCCCTGGTGGCTGTCGCCGGATCCAACGGCGTCAACGGTCAGGGCTTCGGTGTCGTCGACAGCACCCCTCGCGACGGCACTCGTCGCAATCCCTTCCAGGTATGCTCCCATACACTTGCTCGTTGGTCTCCGAACGGCGCATATACTGACATATccgaccccccccccccacagACGGACACATCGATCATCCGTGACAAGGAGATCGCAAGCGGCGATGCTGGTCCGTGCGGACGCACCTTGGCCGGCGGTGTCAACGACATGGGTGCGCAGATGGAGGCTGCTGCGTCCGCTGGGCTTCCGTCTGCGGCCGAGGACGGGACGGTGACgatgaccatccaccaggTCAACGGCGACGGTGCTGG TCCTTACGAGTGCGGTGTATCCGCAGATGCATCTGGCAAGAGCTTCGCAGCGATGAAGGTGGTGACGAACGTGCCTGGAGAGAACTCGCGGTCGAACGCAAAGGCACAGGACTTTGCGCTTGTAGCTCAGATGCCTGC AGGAACGACATGCACCGGTGGGCCGAACGGAGATGCATGCGTGGTGCGATGCAGGAACGCAGCTCGTGCTGGGCCGTTCGGAGGATGCACAGCGGTGACCAacgcacagcctgcagccaAGGCCAAG CGTGAAGTCACGGTAGCAGAAGCAGAAGCAGCGCTCGCTGAAGATCTTGAAAGGCGTTCAGGCGTT CCTGAGGTTACGGTCGCAGAGGCTGAGGCTGCACTCGCTGAAGACCTCGAGAGGCGCTCTGCTCCAGTTAACAAGAAGCGATACCTCAAGACTCGTGTGGCCGGTGCGAGGGCTGGTGAATGGATCTAA